From the genome of Armatimonadota bacterium, one region includes:
- a CDS encoding succinate dehydrogenase/fumarate reductase flavoprotein subunit yields the protein MQTYTHDVLILGSGLAGLRAALEVLRISRGDLDLAILSKGQLMRAHSVCAEGGTGAVLHPEEGDSLELHAWDTVKGSDFLADQDVVSRFVEAAPQEILRLDHWGTPWSRRKDGRLDQRAFGGHTFPRATFAADKTGFFEMQTLYDTIQQYRSVARYEEWMATRMIVHNGTFAGLTAWDLTTGEFALLRAKALIIATGGCCRLYGFTTYSHAVTGDGMAMAYRAGLPLRDMEFVQFHPTGLVPSGILITEAARGEGGHLMNRDRRRFLEDYAAKMMELAPRDIISRAEMTEIEAGRGLVHPSGLGYVELDLTHLGRDRIVERLPLIREVAIKFNGIDPIDGPLPVRPAAHYSMGGISTDINGQTPVAGVWAAGEAACMSLHGANRLGTNSTAECLVWGAITGREAALWASRERGLPDPPLAEAAEEQSRLAGLLEARGPENHHQIRARLRELMDEKVGVYRDAHGLGEALGEVRELRDRMRRIHLDDRSWVYNTDLTGAVEVGNLLDLAEVVIMGALQRTESRGGHARRDHPDRDDERWLVHTQASHSEAGPRLAYTPVTITTWKPVERKY from the coding sequence GTGCAGACCTACACCCATGATGTGCTGATCCTGGGAAGCGGACTGGCCGGGCTTCGAGCGGCCCTGGAGGTACTGCGCATCTCGCGCGGAGACCTGGACCTGGCGATTCTCTCAAAGGGGCAGCTCATGCGCGCCCACTCCGTGTGCGCCGAAGGCGGCACCGGCGCGGTCCTGCACCCCGAAGAAGGGGACAGCCTGGAGTTGCACGCCTGGGACACCGTCAAGGGCAGCGACTTCCTCGCCGACCAGGACGTGGTGTCGCGATTCGTGGAAGCTGCCCCGCAGGAGATCCTGCGCCTCGATCATTGGGGGACGCCGTGGTCCAGGCGAAAGGACGGCCGCCTCGACCAGCGGGCCTTCGGCGGTCACACCTTCCCCAGGGCCACGTTCGCCGCGGACAAGACCGGGTTCTTTGAGATGCAGACCCTCTACGACACGATACAGCAGTACCGCAGCGTCGCACGATACGAGGAGTGGATGGCGACGCGCATGATCGTGCACAACGGCACCTTCGCCGGGCTCACCGCCTGGGACCTCACCACCGGCGAGTTCGCCCTGCTGCGGGCCAAGGCATTGATCATTGCCACCGGAGGGTGCTGCCGTCTCTACGGCTTCACCACGTACTCCCATGCGGTGACCGGCGACGGGATGGCAATGGCCTACCGGGCCGGGCTCCCGTTGAGAGACATGGAGTTCGTACAGTTCCACCCAACCGGCCTGGTGCCTTCTGGGATTCTTATCACCGAGGCCGCCAGGGGAGAGGGTGGCCACCTGATGAACCGGGACAGGCGCCGCTTCCTGGAGGATTACGCGGCCAAGATGATGGAGCTGGCCCCCCGCGACATCATATCGCGGGCCGAGATGACCGAGATCGAGGCCGGCCGTGGCCTGGTTCACCCCAGCGGCCTCGGGTACGTGGAGCTGGACCTCACGCACCTGGGACGTGATCGCATCGTCGAAAGGCTGCCCCTGATTCGCGAGGTGGCCATAAAGTTCAACGGCATTGATCCCATTGACGGCCCGTTGCCTGTTCGGCCGGCGGCGCACTACTCGATGGGCGGCATCTCCACCGACATCAACGGCCAAACTCCGGTGGCTGGTGTCTGGGCTGCCGGTGAGGCGGCCTGCATGTCGCTGCACGGCGCCAACCGGCTGGGGACCAACTCCACCGCCGAATGCCTGGTATGGGGTGCCATCACCGGCCGGGAGGCGGCCCTATGGGCCAGCAGGGAGCGCGGCCTGCCCGACCCGCCTCTGGCCGAGGCAGCGGAAGAGCAGTCCCGACTGGCCGGCCTGCTGGAGGCGCGCGGTCCGGAGAACCACCACCAGATCCGCGCGCGCCTGCGGGAGCTGATGGATGAGAAGGTGGGCGTCTACCGCGACGCGCATGGGCTGGGCGAGGCACTTGGCGAGGTGCGGGAGCTCCGCGACCGGATGCGTCGCATCCACCTGGACGACAGGAGCTGGGTGTACAACACGGACCTGACCGGTGCCGTCGAGGTGGGGAACCTGCTGGACCTGGCCGAGGTTGTAATAATGGGGGCGCTACAGCGGACGGAATCCAGGGGAGGCCACGCCCGTCGTGACCACCCTGATCGCGACGATGAGCGCTGGTTGGTGCACACGCAGGCATCGCACAGCGAGGCCGGGCCGCGGCTCGCCTACACTCCGGTCACGATCACCACCTGGAAACCCGTGGAGCGCAAGTACTGA
- a CDS encoding MogA/MoaB family molybdenum cofactor biosynthesis protein — protein MDGVPVAILTLSDTVARGQGTDTSGEVIASALVALGARIVRREVLEDDRDAISRALIQYADEDRVALILTTGGSGFSPRDVTPEATLAVCDRLAPGLVEAARMRTLERTPLAMLSRAVAGIRGKTLVINLPGSPKAVQEWLEILLPVLPHAVQMAGGDAGVWGRDHRLGSG, from the coding sequence CTGGACGGGGTTCCGGTCGCCATCCTGACTCTTTCCGACACGGTCGCGCGCGGTCAGGGAACCGACACGAGCGGGGAGGTGATCGCCTCTGCGCTGGTTGCCCTCGGAGCCAGGATCGTGCGTCGGGAGGTCCTCGAGGACGACCGGGATGCAATCAGCCGCGCGTTGATTCAGTACGCCGACGAGGACCGGGTGGCATTGATTCTGACCACGGGCGGCAGCGGGTTCTCGCCCAGGGACGTAACGCCCGAGGCCACTCTCGCGGTGTGCGACCGGCTGGCGCCCGGACTCGTGGAAGCCGCGCGGATGCGCACGCTGGAGCGCACTCCGCTTGCGATGCTGTCGAGAGCCGTGGCCGGGATCCGCGGCAAGACCCTGGTGATTAACCTCCCAGGAAGCCCAAAGGCGGTGCAGGAGTGGCTGGAGATCCTGCTTCCGGTTCTCCCGCACGCGGTGCAGATGGCAGGAGGCGACGCGGGGGTCTGGGGAAGGGATCACCGTCTCGGCTCCGGCTAG
- the moaC gene encoding cyclic pyranopterin monophosphate synthase MoaC yields MKGSPRRRNLTHVDRAGRARMVDVSAKPATARVAVARGEVRMLPATLDLIVANRVTKGDVLGLAQVAGVMAAKRTSDLIPLCHPIALTDVAVRAVPDPSRCLVTIEATARSVGPTGVEMEALAAVVGAALTVYDMCKAVDRGMTVERVRLVRKRGGRSGTYRRPGERS; encoded by the coding sequence ATGAAGGGCTCGCCAAGGAGGCGCAATCTCACGCACGTGGACCGGGCCGGCCGCGCCCGCATGGTGGACGTGTCTGCCAAGCCGGCGACCGCCCGCGTGGCAGTGGCGCGCGGCGAGGTTCGGATGCTGCCCGCGACCCTCGACCTCATCGTGGCCAACCGCGTGACCAAGGGCGATGTGCTGGGGCTGGCGCAGGTGGCCGGCGTTATGGCGGCCAAGCGCACCTCGGACCTGATCCCGCTCTGCCATCCGATTGCCCTCACAGACGTGGCGGTGCGCGCTGTCCCAGACCCCTCCAGGTGTCTGGTCACCATAGAGGCAACCGCCCGCTCGGTCGGACCCACCGGCGTTGAGATGGAGGCCCTGGCCGCGGTGGTTGGCGCGGCGCTCACGGTCTACGACATGTGCAAGGCGGTTGACCGCGGGATGACGGTTGAACGCGTACGCCTGGTGCGCAAGCGCGGCGGGCGCAGCGGCACGTACCGGCGCCCTGGAGAGCGGTCGTGA
- a CDS encoding molybdopterin molybdotransferase MoeA: MAGPDEARTRYAAVLRPGPRGTERVPLRAALGRVMAEDAVASTDLPPFDRSTMDGWAVRASDLAAAAPGRPVFLRPSGEVHMGVAADVPVPPCGAVRISTGGMLPVGADAVVMQEQATVEAEGLLVSRPVIAGENVVARGADIRAGELVLRRGWRLRPPDLGLLAGQGLESVLVFLPPRVAILATGDELVPAGAPLTPGRVRDMNTVALAGAVDAAGGVPTICGIVGDDRPAILAALRSALAGHDMLLVSGGSSVGEHDLAMEAIAALGPPGIVVHGIAVRPGKPTVLAAAGTVPVIGLPGNPVSALVIFDLFARPVLEAMLGLDPGSRPWGLVRARLFEALPSARVREDHRRVRLEQRPGGIWAVPLPAGSQILTSMVRADGIVVVPPGEQGLGEGEEVEVRLLT; this comes from the coding sequence TCGGCCGCGTAATGGCTGAAGACGCGGTTGCGTCCACGGATCTGCCGCCCTTCGATCGCTCCACCATGGACGGGTGGGCGGTGCGCGCCTCCGACCTGGCCGCTGCTGCCCCGGGACGTCCGGTGTTCCTGCGGCCCTCTGGTGAGGTTCACATGGGCGTCGCCGCGGATGTCCCTGTACCCCCGTGTGGAGCCGTGCGGATCTCGACCGGAGGGATGCTGCCTGTCGGCGCCGACGCGGTGGTCATGCAGGAGCAAGCGACGGTCGAGGCGGAGGGCCTGCTCGTTTCACGCCCGGTGATCGCCGGGGAGAACGTGGTGGCACGCGGAGCGGATATCCGCGCCGGCGAGCTAGTGCTGCGCCGCGGGTGGCGGCTCCGGCCGCCCGACCTGGGGTTGCTGGCCGGCCAGGGACTGGAGTCTGTTCTGGTCTTTCTCCCTCCGCGCGTGGCGATATTGGCCACCGGCGACGAGCTGGTGCCGGCCGGAGCTCCGCTGACGCCAGGCCGGGTACGCGACATGAACACGGTGGCGCTGGCTGGAGCAGTGGATGCCGCAGGCGGCGTCCCCACGATCTGCGGGATCGTCGGAGATGACCGCCCGGCGATATTGGCTGCTCTGCGCAGCGCCCTGGCCGGTCATGACATGCTGCTGGTTTCCGGTGGCTCATCAGTGGGAGAGCATGATCTCGCGATGGAGGCCATAGCCGCGCTCGGCCCTCCTGGCATCGTTGTGCACGGCATCGCGGTACGGCCTGGCAAGCCCACGGTGCTGGCCGCGGCCGGGACCGTTCCCGTGATCGGCCTGCCCGGTAACCCGGTATCGGCGCTCGTCATCTTCGACCTCTTCGCGCGTCCGGTGCTGGAAGCGATGCTGGGGCTGGATCCCGGATCCCGGCCATGGGGTCTGGTGAGGGCGCGGCTCTTCGAGGCCCTGCCCTCGGCGCGGGTTAGGGAGGACCACCGGCGTGTCCGGCTGGAGCAGCGGCCGGGCGGAATATGGGCAGTGCCCCTGCCTGCAGGATCCCAGATTCTTACCTCCATGGTGCGCGCTGACGGGATCGTCGTCGTCCCTCCCGGTGAGCAGGGACTGGGTGAGGGCGAGGAGGTCGAGGTTCGGCTTCTGACATGA